A single genomic interval of Blastocatellia bacterium harbors:
- a CDS encoding SAM-dependent chlorinase/fluorinase gives MRPNGVITLLTDFGLADFFVGAMKGVILSIHREAVIVDLTHLIPPQDIWTAALTLADSVGTFPEGTIHVAVVDPGVGSGRRAVLIETTRSFFIGPDNGLFTLVLEDDPPRRAIHITNDRFFRHPVSRTFHGRDIFAPVAAWLARGVEPSEFGPGIADVVRLPIPRVERLSETHWRGQVIHVDRFGNLITNITARDVPLEALRAGGRLLINGYEVSALRTHYQEAAEGEVFALIGSTGRVEISIRQGSAATVLGVGRGALVDVLLPGQGSHAPPRDR, from the coding sequence ATGCGACCAAACGGCGTGATCACGCTTCTGACCGATTTCGGCCTCGCCGATTTCTTCGTCGGGGCGATGAAGGGAGTGATCCTCTCCATCCACCGCGAGGCCGTGATCGTGGACCTCACACACCTGATCCCGCCGCAGGACATCTGGACAGCAGCGTTGACGCTCGCCGATAGCGTGGGGACCTTTCCCGAAGGGACGATCCATGTGGCCGTCGTGGATCCTGGCGTCGGCTCTGGACGGCGCGCTGTGCTCATCGAGACGACCCGCTCTTTCTTCATTGGCCCGGATAATGGGCTCTTCACGCTCGTTCTTGAGGATGATCCCCCACGACGCGCGATCCACATCACGAACGACCGCTTTTTCCGTCATCCCGTGAGTCGGACGTTCCACGGACGCGATATCTTCGCGCCGGTCGCCGCTTGGCTCGCGCGTGGCGTGGAGCCTTCGGAATTCGGGCCGGGGATCGCCGACGTGGTGCGCCTGCCGATTCCTCGTGTGGAGCGACTCAGTGAGACACATTGGCGGGGTCAAGTCATTCACGTGGATCGTTTCGGCAACCTCATCACGAATATCACGGCGCGAGACGTTCCCCTGGAAGCGCTGCGAGCGGGCGGACGGCTCTTGATCAACGGATACGAAGTCTCCGCGCTCCGCACCCATTACCAGGAAGCTGCGGAAGGCGAAGTTTTCGCCCTCATCGGGAGCACGGGGCGTGTGGAGATCTCCATCCGCCAGGGATCGGCCGCTACAGTGTTGGGCGTGGGTCGAGGGGCGCTGGTGGATGTTCTTCTCCCCGGACAGGGATCGCACGCTCCGCCGCGCGATAGATGA